Part of the Vigna radiata var. radiata cultivar VC1973A chromosome 11, Vradiata_ver6, whole genome shotgun sequence genome is shown below.
AGAAGCTTGGTTCTTGGGATTTCTTTGAGATATCGGAAGAGTTTATCTTCTGGCATGCAGAAAGCTATCATGGTTGcgttctatttttatttttgcttttttctgttttaactACTCACAATATGCTGGGATGACaacaagaatgaaaagaaagtccgaaaattgtttgaattttttgaggtTTGTAAAGATCTTTTACTGTCAGAAAGTTTATATACCCACAAACAACCAAACAGACTACATTAAATTGTGTAATTCCACATGAAATTTTCTAATGACCTAAAAATGTGTTGTCCATGGATCTATGCAAAGattttacatttacattttCTCCTGAACTGTACAATTAAGTTAACTTCAAACCTCTGTTTCACTAGCAGTTGAATTAATGTTTCGAATCTCAAGATCAGAGAACCAATATAGAAGGTCTTTTTTTTTGTATCTAAGATATATTTCAATATACTGTATTTCTTATTATCTTATACAAATATTCTTTTTACAATTGAATTatcatatattcaaaatatttaataaattcttcctgatttttatgaaaatactataataaaattgGTATGTGTATTTTATTCGATACTATATTAGCTTtactattataaatttaatatggtcttccatatatttataagaatattataaattatgggtatttataatttatttgctATGAATGCTATTTCTACCATTAAGTTGTGATAAATTTAAGAGATCAATATCTTCTTccaaatctttataaaataatttataaattttgtgtgTGAAGAGACACTACAAAGTATTATCCAATTCctaatacataaatatatgcATTTCAGATTATATAATCCCAAACATTTCCAAACAGAGTAATCCACTGTATCTTTAAATTCTGCAATCGGAAAATCTTTATTGAATCCAAGACAAATCCAAACAACAGAATCCAAAacttaaagtgaaaaaaaaaaaaacctcaacCAAAATGAATGAACTAGAATCACCTCCTACCAACGCCGGCGACGAGTACGAAACACCATATCCACCTACGAATCATCACCAACCACCACCGTCCACCACCAGAAATGATACCACAACCTTTACAACACAATAAAAACACTCTAACTTTATTTATCTCCACAAGGATATAAATAGTATTTCGAAGAGTATCGGTTGAAGGTGGAAAGCATGAAAGTGCAGGAAGCACCGTATGGAGAAATTCACAAGTTATTCTTCCTCTTCATCGTCTTATAGCGTTGTAGCAGAGTCTTCTGTTGCTGCTATTTTTACTGTCTTTGGATacaatttatacaaaattttacgtgaaaataatatttattttattttttctgttattaattattgattacaaTAACAcgttatttgtttataaatcaataaataaataacagttAGAAATACTACCAACTTGGGGGTGTAGCTCATATGGTAGAGCGCTCGCTTCGCATGCGAGAGGCACGGGGTTCGATTCCCCGCACCtccattgaaataaaattttatattttatgatataattatatttaatttttgattcagtactttttacttaatttccctgttctcattatttatttatattatacaatttaattttgatatcaacaAAAAATGGTCATTATGATAGGTGTCTAACtgtatttaaaattcaattagaaCAAAATATCATAGTTAACGATTTggtttctatatttatatttgttatgcTTTTAGTATATCAAACCCATCAGATAATAAGGAGTAAGgttaaatttttacttattttaattaatatattattttatttatttttaattgttattttcttcatttatttatttatatttatattatttaatttattccaAGTTTTGTAgtaatcttatttatttgttattttaatttattttcgtTCACTCCCggttctatttatttatttaagttatatactagttttgtttatttattttttaatttatcttgaattatatgttaattatgtttttttattttattttatttaccttTAACTACACACtggtattttttttgttgtttttaatttttgataattAGAGtagtttttttatgataaatttcaGTTTTAGATCAGTTGATAAATCTGACCATGTAAGActtgaactttatttttttctatgtgaTGTGATGCAGTCATGatttatagtaatatttgacaaaaatataaattatttatttttactcatACATGTATATAATTAGCACACGTGGCACAATGAGTTAGTCCGctaatatgtatataaaaagtaataataagatgccatataaaataattattaaaaataaattttaatatttaaaatgaaaagtaaaaaataatatcaaataaatataataaatttatgtgaaaaaataatttcttataaataaattagttaacATTTCGCATCAGAAAGCGACCTCAGTTATTCCCTTGGATCTGAAACGGTGACGTTTTTGATACTTCTACCAATTACTGATAAACCACTTCGACATTAAGGcttcatttccatttttaattaatctctTGTGCGATCTCTTCCCTGATTTTCTCTTCCTCAAGGTTCACAGAGTTTCCTTTATCATTGATTcctgcattttattttatttttcttcattatattctattttaatttttagccCTTTTACCTTTATTCTATAAGCTGGATCTCAATTTCACAAACATAATTTTTGGGCGAATCAAACCGTGGAATGCCAAAAGCTGAATGCGCATTGGCATGTTTTTGATACAAAAGATGGTTTTTTCCACTAAATCGTGTGTATGAAAGGTTATTGATTGAGCAGAGGATACATACTCTGCTTCACAAGAGTGAGGTTTGAGTGCCAAAAACCTTTCTTTTGTGCATTCTGGGTTTTTGTTGTGGTCGGATCTCAGTTTTTCTTAATCTTCATTTCTTTTGCAGGTTATGTATGTAATGCAGCCACTGGGTTGTGGATTATGGTTTTCAGTTTTTGAATTGTGTTTGTTGATAattgaatatttcttttttctttttgaattgtAGGGTGTAATGGCTTCTGAGAGGGAATATTTTGATCGCTCTGGACCCTTACACTTAACATGTGTTGACTGGTAAGATCTTTGAACAAATCTTCCGctccttctttttcttatttttttttcccattttgttcttaaataatCTCATTTGTTCTGTGTAGTTATTCTTCACCATGTCTGATATGCCTTGATCATGCTATAATGCAAATTTTCAGTGTCCATAAAGACGTGTTTACATCAAAATATCTGCAAATAAATAGTGACATCTGAGAACTATATATCTTCTTTGGAAATTTTACGGAATACACAGTTTGTCAAAGAACTAAAATAGTTAGAGACTCTTCTTCCTTTTGGCATAAAGCTTCTGCAATGCAGTAttagtttaattgattaataagaTGTTGAATCCTAAAAATTTATCAGTGTTTTCTTTTTGGCTGTTGGGATTTGTTAATAGTCAATAGAGCATTCCATATATATAGGGATAATGCACATCATCGAAAGTCAGTTGCTGCTAGTTTGGTCCAAGGTGTTTATGTTTTAGAGAAGGACAGACAAGAACGACGACAAGGTCCCGATGCTCTTGCATTGCCATGGTGGACGTTCTTCCATTTTCAGTTGCTTCGAACACTTGTTGACGATGTTGATTCTTCCATCTTTGGTGCAATTTATGAGTTCAAGCCGCCAACTTCTATATGCAATGACACTTTACACAGAAGTCCATGTTATGTAATTGCATTTCGAGGGACTATAACCAAAGCAGACTCAGTTTCCCGTGACATTGAGTTGGATATCCACTTCGTGAGAAATGGGCTTCATCAGACATCACGCTTTGAGATAGCTATCCAAGCTGTTCGAAACATGGTGGCCACTGTGGGTGGTTCAAATATCTGGTTAGCTGGTCACTCTCTAGGATCAGCAATGGCAATGCTCATTGGGAAAACCATGGCCAAGACAGGCGTATTTATTCAGTCTCTTCTGTTCAACCCTCCATATGCATCTGCTCCAATTGAGAGAATTAAGGATAAGAAATTGAAACACGGGCTTCGATTTGCTGGCAGTGTAGTAACAGCAGGAATTGCCATTGCTATGAAGGCTAAGCAGAAGAAGAGTTTGTCCTTTGATCCATTTGCTGCTTTGTCTGCCTGGGTTCCATGCTTATTTGTGAATCCATCTGACCCTATCTGCTGTGAGTATGTCGGATACTTTGAGCACAGAACAAAAATGGAGGAGATTGGTGCAGGAAGCATTGAAAAGTTAGCCACCCAAACCTCCCTTGGTtgtctactgatgggtgctttGGGGAAGGAATCTGATGAACCTCTTCACCTCATTCCTTCTGCATCTCTAACGGTTAATCATACTCCTTCACGAGATTTCAGAGAAGCTCATGGGATTCACCAATGGTGGAAACCCGACTTACGCCTGGAATCCAAGCTCTACCAATACTAATCGTTCTTGTAGTTGTAATATACTGCTTGGTAGATGTGAATTGAGTTATGCTGTCTCTGGTTTTCCATGTGAAATCGATTTTTTAAAGTGTGGAATCCTAGCTCCAGTGCCAAATCTAAAAATTCTTGAGATTGTTGTGATATATTGGTGGGTTTCTTTGTGAAAGCGTGGAATCCAAACTCTATAATACTATCAATTCTTGTGGTGATTGTAAATATATTGGTATATCTATTGAGCTATGTTTTTCCAATTATATTAATGTTGTAAGAAAAAAAGTACGTTGACAGttgttcttttaattatatttacctAATcgaatatataatgaaaaaaaataagttgacaattattttaacttttcataatggtttaataattaattatagtaagttttatttttttctttctcttaaattagtttttcataatttgGAAAATGAATTAAGCTCCTGATACTAATGTGGTAACCCCTACAGTTACAATAGTTTACGGTTACaaacaaaataagaagaaagaattaGCAATTAGCAACGGAAGCCTAACACGGATCCATCGGTGAGAGCGACGACGACCCTGCACTCAGCTTTCGCCTCCACGTGGTGACTGAAAAGGTGCAACACTCTCACGCGCCCAGCCATCTCTATTTTCGACTCCATCTCCATCGTGGGCCCCACATTGCTGGGACCGTTCACTAAGGTGGGCCCCGGGCCCAAGGGGAAGGACTGGACAGTGAACGTGGCGGCCATGTACTGAGTCCTGCCGGCGGCGATCTTTCCAGCGGGGACGAACATGAAGCCGACCTGTGTGCCGTGGTAGAGAAGCTGGAGCGAGCTGTCGTAGTGCGAGAAGGTGCCACGGTTAGGGTTGCGGACGGAGGCGTACTGAGAGAAGGTGAAGTTGACGGTACCGTTAGTGGCGGAGAAGGAAGGGATCTGGACGGCGCTGACGGCGATTTTGGGATCCTGGGGCTTGAACAGCGTGAAGTAAAGGAGGAAGACGACGATGAGGAGGAAGATCAGGAAGATGGTGGCCACAAAACAGGACGCCAGGTTCGTGCGGTTCTCGGGCTTCGCCATGGCTGTGAGAGAGGAAGTATCTAAGGGATGTGatgtgatgaagatgatgaatgcAACAAACCAAAgcagaacaaaacaaaacacaacaaaagccAGGAGCACATGGAGTGTGTGTAGAAATTTGCAGCGTGTGAAGAGGTGGGTAGGACCATAGCTCATGCTCTGcttatttgattatttgtttttttgccTTCAAGCCAATTCTATTTACGTGGAATTTTTTGTCTTGCAGTGGACcctccatttttttaaatttatgaactCTGTAATGTTTCAGCATAGGACTAAGTTTATATTAACTTTGACAGGAAATAATATAAACTCTGGTATATGAGTTTTCTTAATCAGGGTTGGATGAACTTTATTCATTACGTGATCTCAGGTAGTACTGTGGGAGATAGTTTCTCATTACCAAAGGCCATCTCGCACGGCTTCTTTACCAGACATGAATCAACAAGTGAGGTAAATATCTTGTCCCATTCCTACAGTTATTGAACCTCTCGCtgtgattaaatatatatttgtcaaTCACATTTTCTTTAAATCTAACAAATATAACTCAGTTTCATTTCcactcaaatttttataattaaatatgattgaACATATAATTGAATCACTATTTGTTTTATCTGGTTTTctaatcaaaaaaataaaaattacgtTCAATCACTTATTTAGTTCTACATATaaaaacttttctttatttctaagAATTCTCTTTTAGATCCTATAATTGCTCATAGTTGTTACTTCCAATCGAAAatgtaaaatgttttataaaaatatttttaaaaactatgtaTTACAATAAGGACAAGCGAGTGCTCTGTCTCTATAGTATAAACTGAAGAAAGTTAAAATATGGCAAAGTTATACATAGGAAATATGGCAAAGGCAACGTCAGACAGTAAGATGTCTGGTTGAggcatatttttcaaaagtaaacaTGCTAAACATATTACAATTATGTACACAAGTCATCCAACTTCTGTCAATCTTCGCAGAAACCTAGAATATATAATGTTTCAATATAATACATGTTATAGAGACCCTTCAACCTCTGCCCAGAAGATCATTACAATTGTGAAAAAGGCAGCAATGCATGGATGAGATATGAGATATGAGATATGAGATATGAGAGATGAGTGATGAGAAAGAGGTTCACAGACATTTTATACCAGGTGCAGTCCATCCAAATATGGAATGCATACACAGTTATGAtgcaaatatatttattgttattacaTTATATAACTATGAATCCGAGAGAGTTTATTTTGAAAGCTTGTCAAGGCGAGAATCCATGATCTGGGAGACAAATTCAAGAAACACAGATTCCCCCATGCCAGGTAGCATTGATTCCTGGGCTTCACAAATAATCTCCTCGATTACAGATTTCTTGTTCAAATTTTCCCTACACATAATGCTTCCGATGTCAAAGGGACTGAGACCTCTCTCAACCCCTTTCTTCAATAAAATTGTGGAGATTCGGAGTGTTCGAGCACACTCTACCGGAACATCCCACCCATAATATTTCAGAAGCTCTATATCTTTCTCAGCATTCAgagatttaatatattcaactGTGTCAGGAGAGTAAGGTTCACGAGCTTGGGGCCAGTAAAGCCAATCAAATGTGCAATCCTCAAACtgcacacacaacacaaacatatCTTTCAGTCCCACACATTCCACAATCAACAAATCTTTTCTATCAAACACATTatgaatatgtaaaacaaataCTTGACAGACACAGTTTTTCTTGCAGAAACCAAACACCAAAGCATATATGCAAGAAACACATGGTGATATGCAGTGAAACCGTGAAGGAAAGATGAAGAATGTTTACCTGCTCTGGTAGACAGTAGCCATGATCAATGGGAATGAGGAGAGTGCGGCCATCTGCATCTTTCCTGTATAATATATTACCAGCATGTCTATCTGCATTAGCCATTCTTAGATCAAGCACAGTGATCTTATGCACCTCCTCCACAGAAAAAGACCCTGGACCAAGGTCCTCACAGTTACCATGATTCTTCATGAATGCCTGCAGTGAACCCACCTTTGAATGCTCTGGGGAGAAATCAAACCCGTTTGGATGGTTGAAGTGTTGGTTTAAGCACTGGACCATGACAGTTGGGGGAACCCCGGAAAAGCCTATTGCTTCTCCCGACACCAACCTTGGCCCTGCTCTTGGATGATCCAATATATATGCTGCAACTTCTCTCACCGCTCCTTCTCCTACCCTTGTCCCTCTTTTCAAACCTTCACCATTGGACGAAACCGGTAGGCCTTGTGGGTTATTCACCGCATTTGGCTCCTCATCGATGGGCTTGAAAACCGAAACATACTCCATACCTGTTGAATCTTGCATGAAGTAAGTCCCTCCTGTGCCCTCTGAGGACCTCATAGGGTGATTTCCTTGTTTCAAACCATTCAATGTTGAGCCAATCATGTCCcaaaggaaaggaaaaagatTGACATTAGGATTCACAAAAACTGGTTCCAACAAGAAATCTCCACTTGGTCCTGTCTTTGTCGTCGTCACCTGATTTCCCCCCTCTTCTGAGTCATCAGCAACAACCGAAAGCTCTAAATCCTTGTGAACCGGTTTGGCATCAACCTTTGCAGATTTTTGAGCTACCAAATGAATCACACCATTATCGGCGTTGCAGACGTCACGGAAGAGGCTCTGGTCTTGGAGCTCTTCTCCGTCACAGAAAAGGTCTTGACAGCCGTCGAGATCGATGAAATCTTTCCCCTTCTTCTTAATGCGTTGCTTCAGGTACTCCACATTTCTATGTCGATCAATCTGAAACTCAAACTCCTTCCCACCGGTGGTCCTTACAACAATGAAGATCATGTCAGAGAGCCGGAGAACCAAGTGAAGAACATTGTTGGCAGTGACACCGTAATCCTTGATGAGTGCATCCTTGCGGGCAAGCTCTCTGCCACCATAGACCAGCTTCTGCCTATTCCCCGGAATTCCTTTGCATGTCTGAATCCTCATTTTCACTGAAGCAATCGAATCAGACTCAGACACAAGCATTGGCGTCACAGCACCATCCACGGTTATATATATCAGGATAGATTCGCCGGGACAGCGCCCTTGCCAATGCACCGATTCTTTCAGAGCCGGTCTCACAGCAACATCAGCCGACATCTTTCAAAGTTGAAgtgttttttgtttatttacgtTTTCCCCTAAACTCAAGTCCTTCTCGCTTGAGTTGTTAACGGCAGAAGGAGCCCATCTACaacgaagaagaagaggaagaagaaagaaaaaaaaaaggtcttTCAATCAAAGTGATCGAAAAGACccaattacattaaaaaaaccaaaaaatgaaaaaacaaagaaaaaaacgaTTTTTTTACGGAAAAATTGCCATGCCTAGGAGGAATTCTGGTGCCgtatttataaaatgtatggACAAATTTGGGTGATGAACACTGAAGGAATCTCTCGTAGGAAATGTTGAATTTTATGAAGGGTAGGTGGATTCTTACCACAGGGAAAGAATCAAGGAGCAACGTCGGAGGCCTGAGAACTTAAATGGAAAAGACAGGAATTGTTTTAACTAATTCCAGCCATGGGCGATCTTTTCGCCTATGTTATCTGCTCCAATAAACTTCTCACTTTCCAACAACATGAGAGAGGACGGTATTGTAACCGTTggctttttataaaatttttcgCCTAACCACCTGTGACGGAACATTTTTAGATAGTGCACActctattttgtaaatattgcTAAATATCACGTAACTAGGAACgttttgtttccttttctcACATAACGGTAAACATTAATTCAACGTTTACTAATACCAACaattaaattgtatataaaatgtatcaaaaatacaatatcataaattaataatacacTCTATGAAACTAAGAGATACCATGCATTATGACACATAGTGCCGTTTAAGATACACTAATAATGTAACTTAGtagcataaataaatattcattaattttactttGTAGCATCGATCATTGCAACTCATGTGCCCTTGGTCCCACTGGTCTGCCCTGTGTCTCAATCATCAACCATTTAAAACGAACCCAACACAGTCTCTATGAACGgtcttattattctttattttcttcattttatttttaaaaagataatgacatagaaaattattatgaaGTTTGATCAAAAAAGtatggattaaaaaaattattatgtacCCACCAGAAAAATAAATGACATCTGATTATTATAATTCTCTCTTGGGGTAGCACCGACCTTATAgtaatgtgttttgttttagttttcttagATATCTTTAATCAATGACCGTTATGGCCGGTGGACCGTTGCACACGTGTCAGGTAGATACTGTTTTTCACTTTACCCTTgtctttttttatgtaaattatttattaatttaaataaaaagaagttattttGATTTGTGGGCCGGGTTGATTATTGGAGCGGGCTACCTTATGGGCCTGAGACTTATAAAGGGTATATTCGACATTTGAGATTGACATATATTGTGGTTACCCGCCAAAAGAATCAAACATTCTGACTCTGAGTTTCAATGCTTAAATTTCAATATCTGCATGGGAAATTGAAGAAGGAAAGTGAAGGATAATGAGTAGGAACGTTATTGTGTACTTTTTAGTATCTACTGTAATACTATCTTCCACCTTTGTAGAATCAAGAACACTGTTCCCTTTCGAAGATCCTCCTTATCGGCAACAACTCAATCTCAGCCCCTCAACTGCACCTTCTTCTTCTCTGGTGCCGGCGTTGTTCGTCATCGGAGACTCCTCCGTCGATTGCGGAACCAACAATTTTCTTGGAACCTTTGCACGTGCCGATCATCTTCCTTACGGAAGAGATTTCGACACCCACCAACCCACCGGAAGATTCTCCAACGGAAGGATCCCTGTCGATTATCTTGGTGAATAAAGatcctttctttatttctcaCAGCCTTCTGATTCACGAATGTGTTATTTTCCCTTTCTTGAGCTtgattcttttttcttgaagtAAATTGAATGTTATTTCTGGtgtaaaattaaatgttattagaTTGATTTATTTATGGTAATGTTTGCATCAGCTCTGCGTCTAGGGCTTCCTTTTGTGCCAAGTTATCTTGGACAGACAGGGGAAGTGGATGATATGATTCATGGGGTAAATTATGCTTCTGCTGGCGCTGGCATTATTCTCTCTAGTGGCTCTGAATTGGTTTGTTTCATTCAATTTTCTCCGATTCATATTCCTATTAATCATGATCACGCAATTCAGTACATGTTATAAGTTCAAATTCTAATCTATAAATTTGGTTCAGGGTCAGCATATCTCCCTCACTCAGCAAATTCAGCAATTTACAGACACGCTTCAGCAGTTCATTTTGAGCATGGGTGAGGATGCTGCAACCAATCTCATATCCAATTCtgtcttttatatttctattgGAATCAACGACTACATTCATTACTATTTGCTCAATGTATCCAACGTCAATAATTTGTACCTACCTTGGCATTTCAACCACTTCTTGGCATCTTCACTCTGGCAAGAGATAAAGGTAAAAGCAATGCTTAGATTTAACTTCTCAGTCATTAtacttgaaaacaaaatcatgaaattcattcatttaaaaatacGAATTCATTGCTTTGGTGTTATGTTAGCGTGTCAGACATGGTGAAAAATGTTTGGCACATAGTCTATACTTTCCCATGTTCACCGCCAAAGCAAGCAAgtccatttaaattttaaaaaatagggaagtttaatttattcataactttgttaaaatgttatgttttgtaattgaaaagaaaataaggtcGTGATACATTTCTTACGAAgccaatttttttcatttcatttttctccCTACCTAAGCCGAGTCGTAGGATGACCTCTTTaccttttctgttttttaatagtaattttagttaatttttcgGTTTTACCAGGATTGTTCATACCTTGTTCAGCCAAGAAATTTTTTCTGAATAATAGCGTGGTTACCCCAACActtatttttcttcacatgAGACGTTCaaaatttcatgtaattttaatacatttttcgAAATTTTCTTGACTTTTGCATACAGTAACTAAAACTGACTCCTAGCTGATATGTTATCCTTGATGACACAGAACTTGTACAACTTAAATGTTAGGAAAGTGGTGATCACGGGACTTGCCCCAATTGGCTGTGCCCCTCACTACCTGTGGCAGTACGGTAATGAAAATGGAGAATGTATTGACCAAATAAATGACATGGCTGTTGAGTTTAACTTCCTCACGAGGTACATGGTTGAAAATCTTGCTGCGGAGCTTCCCGAGGCCAATATCATCTTCTGTGACGTGTTTGAAGGTTCCATGGATATTTTAAAGAACCACGAACGTTATGGTACcagtatttgtttttatatctcTCAGTCTTTTATGAATTTCTGTAGCATTTGAGAT
Proteins encoded:
- the LOC106776985 gene encoding uncharacterized protein LOC106776985 — protein: MASEREYFDRSGPLHLTCVDWDNAHHRKSVAASLVQGVYVLEKDRQERRQGPDALALPWWTFFHFQLLRTLVDDVDSSIFGAIYEFKPPTSICNDTLHRSPCYVIAFRGTITKADSVSRDIELDIHFVRNGLHQTSRFEIAIQAVRNMVATVGGSNIWLAGHSLGSAMAMLIGKTMAKTGVFIQSLLFNPPYASAPIERIKDKKLKHGLRFAGSVVTAGIAIAMKAKQKKSLSFDPFAALSAWVPCLFVNPSDPICCEYVGYFEHRTKMEEIGAGSIEKLATQTSLGCLLMGALGKESDEPLHLIPSASLTVNHTPSRDFREAHGIHQWWKPDLRLESKLYQY
- the LOC106778063 gene encoding uncharacterized protein LOC106778063, translated to MSYGPTHLFTRCKFLHTLHVLLAFVVFCFVLLWFVAFIIFITSHPLDTSSLTAMAKPENRTNLASCFVATIFLIFLLIVVFLLYFTLFKPQDPKIAVSAVQIPSFSATNGTVNFTFSQYASVRNPNRGTFSHYDSSLQLLYHGTQVGFMFVPAGKIAAGRTQYMAATFTVQSFPLGPGPTLVNGPSNVGPTMEMESKIEMAGRVRVLHLFSHHVEAKAECRVVVALTDGSVLGFRC
- the LOC106778064 gene encoding phosphatidylinositol 4-kinase gamma 2, coding for MSADVAVRPALKESVHWQGRCPGESILIYITVDGAVTPMLVSESDSIASVKMRIQTCKGIPGNRQKLVYGGRELARKDALIKDYGVTANNVLHLVLRLSDMIFIVVRTTGGKEFEFQIDRHRNVEYLKQRIKKKGKDFIDLDGCQDLFCDGEELQDQSLFRDVCNADNGVIHLVAQKSAKVDAKPVHKDLELSVVADDSEEGGNQVTTTKTGPSGDFLLEPVFVNPNVNLFPFLWDMIGSTLNGLKQGNHPMRSSEGTGGTYFMQDSTGMEYVSVFKPIDEEPNAVNNPQGLPVSSNGEGLKRGTRVGEGAVREVAAYILDHPRAGPRLVSGEAIGFSGVPPTVMVQCLNQHFNHPNGFDFSPEHSKVGSLQAFMKNHGNCEDLGPGSFSVEEVHKITVLDLRMANADRHAGNILYRKDADGRTLLIPIDHGYCLPEQFEDCTFDWLYWPQAREPYSPDTVEYIKSLNAEKDIELLKYYGWDVPVECARTLRISTILLKKGVERGLSPFDIGSIMCRENLNKKSVIEEIICEAQESMLPGMGESVFLEFVSQIMDSRLDKLSK
- the LOC106776586 gene encoding GDSL esterase/lipase At5g08460 — its product is MPRRNSGAISLINDRYGRWTVAHVSESRTLFPFEDPPYRQQLNLSPSTAPSSSLVPALFVIGDSSVDCGTNNFLGTFARADHLPYGRDFDTHQPTGRFSNGRIPVDYLALRLGLPFVPSYLGQTGEVDDMIHGVNYASAGAGIILSSGSELGQHISLTQQIQQFTDTLQQFILSMGEDAATNLISNSVFYISIGINDYIHYYLLNVSNVNNLYLPWHFNHFLASSLWQEIKNLYNLNVRKVVITGLAPIGCAPHYLWQYGNENGECIDQINDMAVEFNFLTRYMVENLAAELPEANIIFCDVFEGSMDILKNHERYGFNVTTEACCGMGKYNGWIMCLSPEMACNNSSNHIWWDQFHPTDAVNAILADNIWNGQHTKMCYPKNLEDMVIKMAR